Proteins encoded in a region of the Triticum dicoccoides isolate Atlit2015 ecotype Zavitan chromosome 3A, WEW_v2.0, whole genome shotgun sequence genome:
- the LOC119270251 gene encoding uncharacterized protein LOC119270251, protein MAAAQQPHPLPPVPAEGAAPLAAPAGAPRPYELAVAAAELRPVDCNLAALCDHVQAEGFGSGAFSDVVVEAMGDTYRLHRLIISRSTYFRNMLHGPWREAGAPAVILHIDDSNIDSEAIAIALAYLYGQPPKLNDNNAFRVLAAASFLDLQGLCTICTDFIISELWTSNFLQYQLFAESQDYGSHGERVRNACWGYLCQSATLELREVLPKLSSQTLHALLTSDELWVPNEEKRFELALFALLAKVTVSDVEVSGNENLDHMASSSTVDCSMGKGKSLMNETGEKQLMESELQKLKLHDNMPSKTANNIIDVPNAVIPQDSTPHSIPQNAEASKRMENDISTGGPSAESTSYQFNENMWLSNEQTKNYFSRTSSSNVLVPCEWGRPTAPLWGGRVVGRRQVRCSRGSSLSADEYNTFMNIFERGSLLYCNMSFDALLSVRKQLEEFEFPCKAVNDGLWLQMLLCHRVQAIVADTCRNCCLTSNSCACKQAYVGTHSHYRQEHDRTSASGTAGSIYLADAQGDGNGMFSPVRVNVRGAVDGLAGIGRGNSNVPGAAWAPTRYVFSRVPYGLGSRNGQQPFANDESEPRVDHNGDIPGDGLTALVNLSQESNASHHQAESIFEAGMQTRYSGAATVSTPGGSSLQMQESKEHGLGSSWESADNTAISLDMRTPLSHFPPFRFGVEFEDVHRLADGQVKHSAEVFYAGSLWKVSVQAFNDEDPHGRRTLGLFLHRRKAELLDPLRKAHMYIDPREKVTARYQLICPSKREVMIFGSLKQAGTLLPKAPKGWGWRTAILFDELADLLQGGALRIAAVVQLV, encoded by the exons ATGGCGGCGGCGCAGCAGCCGCACCCGCTGCCGCCCGTGCcggcggagggggcggcgcccctggCCGCGCCGGCGGGGGCGCCGCGGCCGTACGAGCTGGCGgtcgcggcggcggagctccgcccCGTGGACTGCAACCTCGCGGCGCTCTGCGACCACGTGCAGGCCGAGGGATTCGGCTCCGGCGCCTTCTCCGACGTCGTCGTCGAGGCCATGGGCGACACCTACCGCCTCCACCGCCTCATCATCTCCCGCAGCACCTACTTCAG GAATATGTTGCATGGTCCATGGAGAGAAGCTGGAGCACCTGCAGTGATCTTGCATATAGATGATTCTAATATTGATTCAGAGGCAATTGCCATTGCCTTGGCATATCTTTATGGGCAACCCCCTAAGCTTAATGATAACAATGCGTTTCGTGTACTAGCAGCTGCATCATTTCTGGATCTTCAG GGCTTGTGTACAATCTGTACAGATTTTATTATTTCTGAGCTTTGGACATCAAACTTTTTACAATATCAG TTGTTTGCGGAAAGCCAAGACTATGGTAGTCATGGAGAGCGTGTCAGAAATGCTTGCTGGGGTTATCTTTGTCAAAGTGCCACACTGGAACTACGAGAG GTGCTTCCAAAACTTTCTTCACAAactttgcatgctctccttacatctgACGAACTGTGGGTACCTAATGAGGAGAAACG GTTTGAACTAGCATTATTTGCTCTACTGGCAAAGGTCACTGTTTCTGATGTAGAAGTTAGCGGAAACGAAAATTTGGACCATATGGCAAGCTCATCAACTGTTGATTGTTCCATGGGAAAGGGAAAGAGTCTGATGAATGAAACTGGTGAGAAGCAGCTAATGGAATCTGAACTGCAGAAGTTGAAGTTGCATGATAACATGCCGAGTAAAACTGCCAATAACATTATTGATGTTCCAAATGCTGTAATTCCGCAGGATAGCACACCGCACTCCATTCCACAA AATGCTGAAGCTTCCAAGAGGATGGAGAATGATATTTCTACAGGAGGACCATCTGCAGAAAGCACCTCTTATCAATTTAACGAAAATATGTGGCTTTCTAATGAGCAAACAAAGAATTActtctcaagaacttcttcaagtaATGTATTAGTTCCATGTGAGTGGGGAAGACCCACTGCACCTCTTTGGGGTGGTAGGGTTGTTGGTCGACGGCAGGTTAGATGCAGCAGGGGAAGTTCTTTGTCTGCTGATGAATATAAtactttcatgaatatatttgaaagGGGTTCTCTTCTCTATTGCAATATGTCATTTGATGCACTGTTAAGTGTTcgaaagcaacttgaagaatttgAATTTCCTTGCAAAGCTGTAAACGATGGTCTTTGGCTCCAG ATGCTCCTGTGCCACAGAGTGCAAGCAATAGTTGCTGATACTTGCAGAAACTGTTGCCTTACAAGTAATTCTTGTGCTTGTAAACAAGCATATGTTGGTACACACAGCCACTACAGGCAGGAGCATGATAGGACAAGTGCTTCAGGAACTGCAGGTAGTATCTACCTTGCAGATGCCCAAGGCGATGGGAATGGTATGTTTAGTCCTGTGCGTGTTAACGTAAGAGGAGCAGTTGATGGACTTGCTGGCATTGGGAGAGGAAACTCAAACGTGCCTGGCGCTGCTTGGGCTCCTACGCGTTATGTCTTCTCTCGTGTTCCCTATGGGCTTGGTTCAAGGAATGGTCAGCAACCATTTGCGAATGATGAATCAGAACCTAGAGTTGACCACAATGGAGATATTCCAGGAGATGGTCTGACTGCATTGGTCAATCTTAGCCAAGAAAGCAATGCTTCTCATCATCAGGCAGAAAGTATTTTTGAGGCAGGCATGCAAACTAGATATTCTGGTGCTGCTACTGTTTCTACACCAGGTGGTTCTTCTCTCCAGATGCAAGAGTCAAAAGAGCACGGACTTGGGTCCAGTTGGGAAAGTGCAGATAACACAGCTATATCCTTggacatgagaacaccgcttagtcaTTTCCCCCCTTTCCGCTTTGG GGTTGAATTTGAAGATGTGCATAGGCTTGCAGATGGTCAAGTGAAACACTCAGCTGAAGTATTTTACGCTGGCTCGCTATGGAAG GTAAGTGTCCAGGCATTCAATGATGAGGATCCTCATGGGCGGCGCACCCTTG GGCTTTTTCTCCACAGACGCAAAGCTGAATTGTTAGACCCCTTGAGGAAG GCCCACATGTACATAGACCCCCGGGAAAAGGTTACTGCTCGGTATCAG CTCATCTGTCCATCGAAGAGAGAGGTGATGATATTCGGTAGCCTGAAGCAGGCCGGCACTCTCCTGCCGAAGGCTCCAAAAGGGTGGGGTTGGCGCACGGCCATACTGTTTGATGAACTTGCTGATCTTCTCCAGGGTGGAGCCCTGAGAATCGCCGCAGTAGTCCAGCTTGTCTAA
- the LOC119272895 gene encoding 3-ketoacyl-CoA synthase 5-like: MSSSEICKHIKYVYKLAVDNFLAMMTISMAAATVVVAGRLGSNEIVGRLRALTPAHLFLFGFLLVSAFTMYLISRPRKVYLIDYACFHGTHHYRIPIATFVEHTRQMPTFNEKSIRFMSRLLESSGLGDETCAPAPTHYIPAHEYCTLEAAREEAELVVFSAMDELFSKTNVSLDTIDILVVNCSCFNPTPSFTDMIVNKYKLRGDIRSVHLSGMGCSAGLISVELARNLLRVSPQGARALVVSTETLSPHLYAGNERPMLLPYCLFRMGGAAVLLSTSAANARFRLTSTVRTTTAADDKSYRSIYQEEDGKGNKGAGLSMDLIVVAGRTLKSNITAIAPIVLPISEQLFFAMSFVAQKLSSGRVRLYVPNFLTAFEHFCIHAGGSAVIDEVQRSLGLSDKHVEPSRMTLHRFGNISSSSVWYELAYIEAKGRMHEGDRIWMIGFGSGFKCNSAVWECIVPAPNSNGPWAGCIHRYPVQIKSPKARPRQQVVETPAESSSRPDECEAV, from the exons ATGAGTTCATCAGAAATTTGCAAGCACATCAAATATGTCTACAAGCTGGCCGTAGACAACTTCCTAGCCATGATGACCATATCAATGGCCGCAGCCACCGTGGTTGTGGCGGGAAGGCTCGGCTCCAATGAGATCGTGGGTCGGCTCCGAGCCCTTACGCCGGCGCACCTCTTTTTGTTCGGCTTCCTCCTCGTCTCTGCATTCACCATGTATCTAATATCGCGACCACGAAAGGTGTACCTGATCGACTACGCCTGCTTCCATGGCACTCATCATTACCGCATCCCAATTGCCACATTCGTGGAGCACACACGCCAAATGCCAACATTCAATGAGAAGAGCATTCGATTCATGTCACGTCTTCTCGAGAGCTCAGGCCTCGGGGACGAGACTTGTGCGCCCGCACCAACCCACTACATTCCAGCGCACGAGTATTGCACACTGGAGGCCGCCCGCGAGGAGGCTGAGCTCGTGGTCTTCTCAGCCATGGACGAGCTGTTTTCCAAGACGAACGTCTCTCTTGACACCATCGACATACTCGTCGTCAACTGCAGCTGCTTCAACCCCACGCCATCCTTCACCGACATGATCGTAAACAAGTACAAGCTGCGAGGCGACATCCGCAGCGTGCACCTATCTGGGATGGGGTGCAGCGCCGGGCTAATATCGGTAGAGCTCGCGAGGAACCTCCTGCGGGTGTCACCCCAAGGGGCACGTGCGTTGGTCGTGTCTACGGAGACCCTGTCGCCCCACCTCTATGCCGGGAACGAGCGGCCCATGCTGCTGCCGTACTGCCTGTTCCGCATGGGCGGGGCGGCCGTGCTGCTGTCCACGTCCGCCGCCAATGCCCGATTCCGGCTCACGTCCACCGTGCGTACGACCACCGCGGCGGATGATAAGTCATACCGGTCCATATACCAGGAGGAGGATGGCAAGGGGAACAAGGGTGCCGGTCTCTCCATGGACCTTATCGTTGTCGCAGGTCGCACTTTGAAATCCAACATCACCGCCATTGCACCCATCGTGCTCCCAATCTCCGAGCAACTTTTCTTTGCAATGTCTTTCGTGGCACAAAAACTATCCAGCGGGCGTGTTAGGTTGTACGTCCCCAACTTCCTCACAGCTTTTGAGCATTTCTGCATACACGCTGGTGGGTCTGCGGTTATCGACGAGGTTCAACGCAGTCTTGGCCTGTCAGACAAGCATGTTGAGCCATCAAGAATGACGCTGCACCGCTTCGGAAACATATCCAGCAGTTCAGTTTGGTATGAGCTAGCATATATCGAGGCCAAGGGTCGTATGCATGAGGGTGATCGCATATGGATGATCGGGTTTGGCTCCGGCTTCAAATGCAACAGTGCGGTGTGGGAGTGCATCGTCCCAGCCCCCAATAGCAATGGACCATGGGCTGGGTGCATCCACCGCTATCCAGTGCAGATTAAGTCTCCAAAAGCAAGGCCGCGGCAACAAGTAGTGGAGACACCG GCTGAAAGTTCATCAAGGCCTGACGAGTGCGAGGCAGTGTAA